Proteins encoded together in one Alteribacter keqinensis window:
- the grpE gene encoding nucleotide exchange factor GrpE, with product MEQEKKARTIEEEEIKQAESGDEAEAQEEVIEEAEAELVDEDTEEADQVKELEVKVEELNQRLIRNQADYDNFRRRTRKEKEADAKYRAQSLAEKLIPALDNFERAMMVQVDSEDGKSLLQGMEMVYRQMKEALESEGIAAIETVGTPFDPHYHQAVAQAATDEYDSNVVVEEMQKGYMLKDRVIRPAMVKVNA from the coding sequence GTGGAACAAGAAAAGAAGGCACGTACAATTGAAGAGGAAGAAATCAAACAGGCAGAAAGCGGAGATGAAGCCGAAGCACAAGAAGAAGTGATTGAAGAGGCAGAAGCTGAGCTTGTTGATGAAGACACGGAAGAGGCTGATCAGGTAAAAGAGCTGGAAGTAAAAGTTGAAGAGCTCAATCAGCGCCTCATTCGTAATCAAGCCGATTATGATAACTTCCGCCGCCGCACACGAAAAGAAAAAGAGGCGGATGCAAAATATAGAGCGCAATCCCTTGCTGAAAAGCTGATCCCGGCTCTTGATAACTTTGAAAGAGCAATGATGGTTCAAGTAGATTCAGAAGACGGAAAGAGCCTGCTCCAGGGGATGGAAATGGTTTACCGCCAAATGAAAGAAGCTCTTGAATCTGAAGGTATTGCTGCAATTGAAACAGTAGGTACGCCTTTTGATCCTCATTACCACCAGGCTGTAGCCCAGGCGGCGACTGATGAATATGACTCAAATGTTGTTGTTGAGGAAATGCAAAAAGGGTATATGCTTAAAGACCGTGTCATCAGACCGGCAATGGTAAAAGTAAATGCGTAG